One stretch of Saccharomonospora xinjiangensis XJ-54 DNA includes these proteins:
- a CDS encoding error-prone DNA polymerase, translating into MGWNNPPVPWRELERALAGRIEPSDNLGDGNDSPAWTRRRQEYVRPVELASSRGSDDTGAATRVPYAELHCHSNFSFLDGASHPEEIVEEAARLGLDAVALTDHDGMYGVARFAEAAREVGMRTVFGTELSLGLSAPQNGVADPEGEHLLLLAKGQDGYASLCRAVTAGQLAGHDAADGSPGTGDRAEKGRPVYDLDAVAEEVAGHCVVLTGCRKGAVRRALADGGPDAATVRLRQLVERFGRDNVHVELIDHGNPLDSTHNDVLAGIAAELGLPTVATNVVHYATPQRGYLAQALAAIRARRGLDELEGWLPSGPAAHLRSGAEMARRFARYPGAVQRAALLGTECAFQLHLVAPDLPPFEVPEGHDEASFLRERTFAGAAERYGPRERNPEAYRQLDHELDVIERLGFPGYFLIVWDIVRFCRRNDILCQGRGSAANSAVCYALGITKVDPVRWRLLFERFLAPDRDGYPDIDLDIESDQREKVIQYVYAKHGRLRTAQVANVITYRARSAVRDAARALGHSPGQQDAWSKQIDRWGPLRQVHSPSEHDIPENVLELAASLEDFPRHLGIHSGGMVICDRPVSEVCPVEWARMPGRSVLQWEKDDCASVGLVKFDLLGLGMLSALHYMVDLVAEHKGERINLADLDLEDDEVYAMLRRADAIGVFQVESRAQLATLPRLAPKKFYDLAIEVALIRPGPIQGGSVHPYIRRYTGKESWEHDHPLLENALGKTLGVPLFQEQLMQIALDVADFTAAEADALRHAMGSKRSSRKMERLRQRFYEGAARNGVDHELAERIFLKMKAFASYGFPESHALSFAYLVFASAYFKRYHPDAFLAGLLRAQPMGFYSPQSLVTDARRHGVTVRGPDVNASLAHSTLEPGGEGRQGHAVRLGLASVRSLGAGPAGKLVSERQRHGPFLDMADVARRVRLTTPQVEALATAGAFGCFEADRRKALWAAGAVAQERPEKLPGNPGAAAPMLPGMDGLEIAVADVWATGLSPGSFPTEFIRERLDALGVVPAERLRHVETGTRVLVGGAVTHRQRPGTAGGITFLNLEDETGMVNVVCTSGLWQRYHRVARSSPALLVRGVVERADGVVSLRADRLQRLTLGVPTASRNFR; encoded by the coding sequence ATGGGCTGGAACAACCCGCCGGTGCCGTGGCGGGAGCTCGAACGGGCGCTGGCCGGACGCATCGAGCCGTCCGACAACCTCGGCGACGGCAACGACAGCCCCGCCTGGACCCGGCGGCGGCAGGAGTACGTGCGTCCCGTCGAACTGGCGTCGTCGCGAGGCTCCGACGACACAGGCGCGGCCACCCGCGTGCCGTACGCGGAGCTGCACTGCCATTCGAACTTCAGTTTCCTCGACGGCGCGAGCCATCCCGAGGAGATCGTGGAGGAGGCGGCCAGGTTGGGGCTCGACGCCGTCGCCCTCACCGACCACGACGGCATGTACGGCGTGGCCCGGTTCGCCGAGGCGGCGCGGGAAGTGGGCATGCGCACCGTGTTCGGCACCGAACTCAGCCTCGGCCTGTCCGCGCCGCAGAACGGTGTGGCCGACCCCGAGGGCGAGCACCTGCTGCTGCTGGCGAAAGGGCAAGACGGGTACGCGAGCCTGTGCCGGGCGGTGACGGCGGGTCAGCTCGCCGGTCACGATGCCGCCGACGGTTCCCCGGGGACGGGCGACCGGGCCGAGAAGGGACGACCGGTCTACGACCTCGACGCCGTGGCCGAGGAGGTCGCGGGCCACTGTGTGGTACTCACCGGTTGCCGGAAGGGCGCGGTGCGCCGTGCCCTCGCCGACGGCGGCCCCGACGCGGCGACGGTACGGCTGCGGCAGCTCGTCGAACGGTTCGGGCGCGACAACGTCCACGTCGAGCTGATCGACCACGGGAATCCACTGGACAGCACCCACAACGACGTCCTCGCCGGTATCGCCGCCGAACTCGGGCTCCCCACCGTGGCCACCAACGTGGTGCACTACGCCACCCCGCAACGCGGATATCTGGCCCAGGCGCTTGCCGCCATCCGCGCCCGGCGCGGACTCGACGAGCTGGAGGGCTGGCTGCCGTCCGGCCCGGCGGCACACCTGAGGTCGGGTGCCGAGATGGCCAGGAGGTTCGCCCGATATCCGGGAGCCGTGCAGCGGGCTGCCCTACTGGGTACGGAGTGCGCGTTCCAACTCCACCTCGTCGCGCCGGACCTTCCTCCGTTCGAGGTCCCGGAGGGGCACGACGAGGCGAGCTTCCTGCGGGAACGCACATTCGCGGGTGCGGCGGAGCGGTATGGACCGCGGGAGCGGAACCCCGAGGCGTACCGGCAGCTCGACCACGAACTCGACGTGATCGAACGGCTCGGATTCCCCGGTTACTTCCTGATCGTGTGGGACATCGTGCGGTTCTGCCGACGCAACGACATCCTGTGCCAGGGCCGGGGCTCCGCCGCGAACTCCGCCGTCTGCTACGCACTGGGAATCACCAAGGTCGATCCGGTGCGGTGGCGGTTGCTGTTCGAACGGTTCCTCGCACCCGACCGCGACGGTTACCCGGACATCGATCTCGACATCGAGTCCGACCAGCGCGAGAAGGTCATCCAGTACGTCTACGCCAAACACGGCAGGTTGCGCACCGCACAAGTGGCCAACGTGATCACCTACCGGGCCCGCTCGGCGGTGCGGGACGCGGCGAGAGCGCTCGGCCATTCACCGGGACAGCAGGATGCCTGGAGCAAGCAGATCGACAGGTGGGGGCCGCTGCGTCAGGTGCACAGTCCCAGCGAGCACGACATTCCTGAGAACGTGCTGGAACTCGCTGCCTCGCTGGAGGATTTCCCCCGCCATCTCGGCATCCATTCGGGGGGCATGGTGATCTGCGATCGCCCGGTGAGCGAGGTGTGCCCCGTGGAGTGGGCCAGGATGCCGGGGCGCAGCGTCCTGCAGTGGGAGAAGGACGACTGCGCGTCGGTCGGGCTGGTGAAGTTCGACCTGCTCGGGCTGGGGATGTTGTCGGCGCTGCACTACATGGTGGATCTCGTGGCCGAGCACAAGGGCGAGCGGATCAACCTCGCCGACCTCGACCTGGAGGACGACGAGGTCTACGCCATGCTGCGCAGGGCCGATGCCATCGGTGTGTTCCAGGTGGAGAGCAGGGCACAACTCGCCACACTGCCCCGGCTGGCGCCGAAGAAGTTCTACGACCTCGCCATCGAGGTGGCGTTGATCCGGCCGGGGCCGATCCAGGGCGGCTCCGTGCACCCGTACATCCGCCGCTACACCGGCAAGGAGTCCTGGGAGCACGACCATCCGCTGCTGGAGAACGCGCTGGGCAAGACGCTCGGGGTGCCGTTGTTCCAGGAACAGTTGATGCAGATAGCGCTCGACGTCGCCGACTTCACGGCCGCAGAGGCCGACGCGCTGCGGCACGCGATGGGCTCGAAGCGGTCGAGCAGGAAGATGGAGCGGCTGCGACAGCGGTTCTACGAGGGCGCGGCCCGCAACGGCGTCGATCACGAACTGGCCGAGCGCATCTTCCTGAAGATGAAGGCGTTCGCCAGTTACGGCTTCCCCGAAAGCCACGCACTGAGCTTCGCCTACCTGGTGTTCGCGAGCGCCTACTTCAAGCGCTACCACCCGGATGCTTTCCTCGCGGGCCTGTTGCGGGCGCAGCCGATGGGGTTCTACTCGCCGCAGTCGCTGGTGACCGACGCACGCAGGCACGGCGTCACGGTGCGCGGTCCCGACGTGAACGCGAGCCTGGCCCATTCCACCCTGGAGCCGGGGGGTGAGGGAAGGCAGGGGCACGCCGTGCGGCTTGGCCTCGCCTCGGTGCGTTCCCTCGGTGCGGGCCCCGCTGGGAAACTGGTGTCGGAGCGGCAACGGCACGGGCCGTTCCTCGACATGGCCGACGTGGCCCGTCGCGTTCGGCTGACCACGCCGCAGGTGGAGGCGCTGGCCACGGCCGGCGCGTTCGGATGTTTCGAGGCGGACCGGCGCAAGGCGCTGTGGGCGGCCGGCGCGGTGGCGCAGGAGCGGCCGGAGAAACTTCCCGGCAATCCCGGCGCCGCGGCGCCCATGCTGCCGGGAATGGACGGCCTGGAGATCGCCGTCGCCGATGTGTGGGCCACGGGGCTTTCTCCCGGCAGCTTCCCCACCGAGTTCATCCGGGAGCGTCTCGACGCGCTGGGTGTGGTGCCCGCCGAGCGATTGCGACACGTCGAGACCGGCACGCGCGTCCTCGTCGGCGGGGCTGTGACCCACCGGCAGCGTCCGGGAACGGCAGGCGGGATCACGTTCCTCAATCTCGAGGACGAGACGGGCATGGTCAACGTCGTCTGTACGAGCGGGTTGTGGCAGCGCTACCACAGGGTCGCGCGATCAAGTCCCGCCCTGCTGGTGCGGGGCGTCGTCGAGCGCGCGGACGGGGTCGTGAGCCTGCGCGCCGACCGGCTTCAGCGGCTGACGCTCGGGGTGCCCACGGCCTCGAGGAACTTCCGGTGA
- a CDS encoding DNA polymerase Y family protein translates to MPSAPSGVSLSAPARRLVLWCPDWSVVAACASARVSPHSASAAAVVAGNRVVSCSPAARKAGVVSGMRRREAQSRCPELTVFTADEDRDARLFESVASAVEELVVGVEVVRPGLVAVPVGGATAYFGGELPLAEQLMDHVAAHAGVECQIGIADGLFAATVAAQRGVFVEPGATPEFLAPLNIAELDQPGSERAELVDLLRRLGLRTIGAFAALAERDVTARFGLTGLVAHRLARGRDERPPFRRTPPPELELVESFDPALDRVDTAAFTARTLATRFHSGLAARGLACTRLGIYATTENGEELGRVWRCAEPLTADGVADRVRWQFEGWLRTGDGNRPTAGVSLLRLVPEELVEGESLQLGLWPGGGAAEHTPESDRAGRSLVHVQGLLGPEGVVTAVLEGGRGPGERVRLVPWGERRSPGEPADKGDAPWPGRLPAPSPATVHDPPPAAVVTAADGTEVGITARNEVTAAPSQVAFGDGGPRQVVEWAGPWVVQARWWAPDGEGAHARLQVVLDAERRGQGEPTEAAGRGEPVWRGEAAGPGESAGPGESAGPGESAGPGESAGQVEAFLLRWSAEPGRGPAWVVEGTYD, encoded by the coding sequence GTGCCTTCCGCACCTTCAGGGGTGTCCCTCTCCGCCCCTGCGCGGCGGCTGGTCTTGTGGTGCCCTGACTGGTCTGTGGTGGCGGCCTGCGCCTCGGCGAGGGTGTCTCCCCACAGCGCTTCCGCTGCTGCCGTTGTCGCGGGCAACCGCGTCGTGTCGTGCTCTCCCGCTGCCCGCAAAGCCGGGGTCGTCAGCGGGATGCGCCGCAGGGAGGCGCAGTCACGGTGCCCCGAGCTGACGGTGTTCACCGCCGACGAGGACAGGGATGCGCGGCTGTTCGAGTCCGTTGCCTCGGCGGTGGAGGAACTCGTCGTCGGTGTCGAGGTCGTGCGGCCGGGGCTCGTGGCGGTGCCTGTCGGCGGGGCCACCGCCTACTTCGGGGGAGAACTGCCGCTTGCCGAACAGTTGATGGACCACGTCGCCGCTCACGCGGGTGTGGAGTGTCAGATCGGTATCGCCGACGGGTTGTTCGCCGCCACAGTGGCGGCACAACGCGGGGTGTTCGTGGAACCCGGTGCCACTCCGGAGTTCCTTGCGCCGTTGAACATCGCCGAACTCGACCAGCCAGGATCGGAACGGGCGGAACTGGTTGACCTGCTGCGCAGGCTCGGCCTGCGGACCATCGGTGCCTTCGCGGCGCTCGCCGAACGCGACGTCACAGCCCGGTTCGGCCTGACCGGCCTCGTGGCTCACCGGCTGGCGAGAGGCCGTGACGAACGGCCGCCCTTCCGGCGAACCCCACCGCCGGAACTGGAACTCGTCGAGTCGTTCGACCCCGCGCTGGATCGGGTGGATACGGCGGCGTTCACGGCGAGGACACTGGCGACGCGGTTCCACTCCGGGCTGGCCGCACGGGGACTGGCCTGCACTCGGCTGGGGATCTACGCCACCACGGAGAACGGTGAGGAACTGGGCAGGGTCTGGCGCTGTGCCGAGCCACTCACCGCGGACGGGGTCGCCGACCGCGTCCGCTGGCAGTTCGAGGGCTGGCTGCGGACGGGAGACGGCAACCGCCCAACGGCGGGGGTGAGCCTGCTGCGCTTGGTCCCCGAGGAGCTCGTGGAGGGGGAGTCGCTGCAACTGGGGTTGTGGCCGGGTGGGGGCGCGGCCGAGCACACCCCCGAGTCCGACCGCGCGGGCAGGTCGCTGGTGCATGTGCAGGGGTTGCTGGGCCCGGAGGGTGTCGTCACGGCTGTGCTGGAAGGCGGCCGGGGGCCGGGCGAACGGGTGCGGTTGGTGCCGTGGGGCGAGCGGCGTTCACCTGGCGAGCCCGCCGACAAGGGCGACGCGCCGTGGCCGGGACGGCTGCCCGCTCCGTCCCCTGCCACGGTCCACGACCCGCCTCCCGCCGCTGTCGTGACAGCAGCCGACGGCACAGAGGTGGGCATCACCGCGCGCAACGAGGTCACGGCGGCCCCGTCTCAGGTGGCCTTCGGTGACGGCGGTCCCCGTCAGGTCGTCGAGTGGGCGGGGCCATGGGTGGTGCAGGCCCGCTGGTGGGCACCGGACGGCGAGGGTGCGCATGCTCGCCTGCAAGTGGTGCTCGACGCCGAACGGCGCGGACAAGGCGAGCCGACTGAGGCTGCGGGCCGGGGCGAGCCGGTATGGCGGGGTGAAGCAGCAGGCCCGGGTGAGTCGGCAGGGCCGGGTGAGTCGGCAGGGCCGGGTGAGTCGGCAGGGCCGGGTGAGTCGGCAGGGCAGGTGGAAGCGTTCCTGCTCCGGTGGAGCGCCGAACCAGGCCGTGGTCCGGCGTGGGTGGTGGAGGGGACGTACGACTAG
- a CDS encoding epoxide hydrolase family protein has translation MTNSTDIRPFRIDVPQADLDDLRARVRAARFPDELPGVGGDYGVTVDYVRTLAEYWADGYDWRAFEQRVNAYPQFTTEIDGQNIHFLHVTSPEPDALPLILTHGWPGSFVEYLDLIEPLTNPRAHGGDPSQAFHVVIPSVPGFGFSGPTQEKGWNVRRVAAAWAELMSRLGYTRYGAVGNDGGSIVSPEVGRIAPDNVVGVHVTQIFSFPSGDPAEMTDLSEQEAAALKHLNWFWEKMGAFNTLQSQQPQTLAFALQDSPVGQLAWNGQLFGEAVDPDFTLDNVTLYWFTRTAASAARFYYENARVEPATEPTAVPMGLAMPPEDFQTIRRFAERDHSKLVHWTELERGGHYAAHQVPDLMVADLRKFFGSLR, from the coding sequence ATGACGAACAGCACCGACATCCGCCCCTTCCGCATCGACGTTCCGCAGGCCGACCTGGACGACCTGCGAGCCAGGGTCCGCGCGGCGAGGTTCCCCGACGAGCTTCCCGGCGTGGGCGGCGACTACGGCGTCACCGTGGACTACGTGCGCACGCTCGCCGAGTACTGGGCCGACGGCTACGACTGGAGGGCGTTCGAACAGCGGGTCAACGCCTACCCGCAGTTCACCACCGAGATCGACGGGCAGAACATCCACTTCCTGCACGTCACCTCGCCGGAGCCCGACGCGTTGCCGCTCATCCTCACGCACGGCTGGCCAGGCTCGTTCGTCGAGTACCTCGACCTGATCGAGCCGCTCACCAACCCGAGGGCGCACGGCGGCGACCCCTCGCAGGCGTTCCACGTGGTGATTCCGTCGGTGCCCGGCTTCGGGTTCTCTGGGCCGACGCAGGAGAAGGGCTGGAACGTCCGGCGCGTCGCGGCGGCGTGGGCCGAGCTGATGAGCAGGCTGGGCTACACCCGGTACGGCGCCGTGGGTAACGACGGCGGGTCCATCGTGTCGCCCGAGGTGGGCAGGATCGCCCCGGACAACGTGGTCGGCGTGCACGTCACCCAGATCTTCTCCTTCCCGAGCGGCGATCCCGCCGAGATGACGGATCTCTCCGAGCAGGAGGCCGCCGCGCTGAAGCACCTGAACTGGTTCTGGGAGAAGATGGGCGCGTTCAATACGCTGCAATCGCAGCAGCCGCAGACGCTGGCGTTCGCGTTGCAGGACTCGCCCGTCGGGCAGCTCGCGTGGAACGGGCAGCTCTTCGGCGAGGCCGTGGACCCGGATTTCACGCTCGATAACGTGACGCTGTACTGGTTCACCAGGACAGCGGCCTCGGCGGCCCGGTTCTACTACGAGAACGCTCGCGTCGAACCTGCCACCGAGCCGACCGCCGTGCCGATGGGGCTGGCCATGCCGCCGGAGGACTTCCAGACGATCCGGCGTTTCGCCGAGCGGGACCACTCGAAGCTCGTGCACTGGACCGAACTGGAGCGCGGTGGTCACTACGCAGCGCATCAGGTACCCGACCTGATGGTGGCGGACCTGAGGAAGTTCTTCGGTTCACTGCGCTGA
- a CDS encoding helix-turn-helix transcriptional regulator yields MLETSARLLRLLALLQTPREWRGTELATRLDVSPRTVRNDIERLRTLGYPVHATRGSSGGYRLEAGANVPPLLLDDDEAVAVAVGLRTAAGGSITGIEETSLRALAKLERVLPSRLRHRLNALTTYTTAVPRDDRGPTVNADVLTTLVTAARDHEILRFDYRAHDGEQSRRITEPHRVVTWGRRWYLLAWDVEREDWRTYRVDRMTPKIPTGPRFTPREIPGGDAAAHVSRGVSSAAWRHRASVVVHAPAAKVTERLSPAVGVVEAIDEHTCVLHTGADTVEVLAVYLGLLGAPFEVTDPPELVAHVRELASRYAAATPSGKNEVGT; encoded by the coding sequence ATGTTGGAAACTTCGGCACGCCTGCTGCGACTGCTCGCCCTGCTTCAAACACCGCGCGAGTGGCGGGGAACGGAATTGGCCACCCGGCTGGACGTCTCTCCTCGCACCGTGCGCAACGACATCGAACGGCTCCGCACGCTCGGCTACCCCGTCCACGCCACCCGCGGTTCCTCCGGCGGCTACCGCCTCGAAGCGGGCGCGAACGTGCCGCCCCTGCTGCTCGACGACGACGAGGCGGTGGCCGTGGCCGTCGGTCTCCGCACGGCCGCGGGAGGCAGCATCACCGGCATCGAGGAGACCTCCCTGCGCGCGCTGGCCAAACTCGAACGCGTCCTGCCCTCACGGTTGCGGCACCGGTTGAACGCGCTCACCACGTACACCACGGCCGTACCGAGGGACGACCGCGGCCCGACCGTGAACGCGGACGTGCTCACCACCCTGGTCACGGCGGCACGCGACCACGAGATCCTTCGCTTCGACTACCGCGCCCACGACGGCGAACAGTCCCGGCGCATCACCGAACCACACCGGGTCGTCACGTGGGGGCGGCGCTGGTATCTGCTGGCCTGGGACGTCGAGCGCGAGGACTGGCGGACCTACCGTGTCGATCGGATGACACCGAAGATCCCCACGGGGCCACGGTTCACCCCGCGCGAGATCCCCGGTGGCGACGCGGCCGCGCACGTCTCCCGTGGCGTGTCGTCGGCGGCGTGGCGCCATCGCGCCAGCGTCGTGGTGCACGCCCCTGCCGCGAAGGTCACCGAACGCCTCTCCCCCGCCGTCGGCGTCGTGGAGGCCATCGACGAACACACGTGCGTGCTGCACACGGGCGCCGACACGGTGGAGGTCCTCGCCGTCTATCTCGGCCTGCTCGGCGCGCCCTTCGAGGTCACGGACCCACCCGAGCTGGTGGCACACGTGCGGGAGCTGGCGTCCCGGTACGCGGCGGCGACCCCGTCAGGAAAGAACGAGGTCGGCACCTGA
- the purH gene encoding bifunctional phosphoribosylaminoimidazolecarboxamide formyltransferase/IMP cyclohydrolase — MSERTPEAGRRPVRRALIGVSDKSGLLELATGLHAAGVEIVSTGGTAKVIAAAGVPVTPVEEVTGFPESFDGRVKTLHPRVHAGLLADTTREDHLAQLRSLDIAPFELLVVNLYPFESTVASGAGPDDCVENIDIGGPAMVRAAAKNHASVAVVVDPSRYDWVLQRVRDGGFDLEERRRLAAEAFAHTAAYDTAVASWFASSYAPDAEASESGFPSFLGGSWQRHAVLRYGENPHQRAAIYRGKDGGGLAYAEQLHGKEMSYNNYVDTDSARRAAFDFTDPAVAIIKHANPCGIAVGVDIADAHRKAHACDPVSAFGGVIAANRPVTLEMAEQIADVFTEVVLAPGFDDDALEVLRRKKNIRLLRLPDRLGSEETELRPISGGVLVQTADRIDAEGDDVANWTLATGEPADAAALADLAFAWRAIRSVKSNAILLAHGQATVGVGMGQVNRVDAARLAVSRAGERAKDAVAASDAFFPFPDGLQVLLDAGVRAVVQPGGSVRDAEVIAAAEAVGATVYFTGTRHFTH, encoded by the coding sequence GTGAGCGAGCGGACCCCGGAGGCGGGCAGGCGGCCCGTGCGGCGTGCGTTGATCGGTGTGTCCGACAAGAGCGGGCTGCTGGAACTGGCCACCGGGCTGCACGCGGCGGGGGTCGAGATCGTCTCGACGGGCGGAACGGCGAAGGTCATCGCCGCGGCGGGTGTGCCCGTGACGCCGGTCGAGGAGGTCACCGGGTTCCCGGAGTCGTTCGACGGCAGGGTGAAGACGCTGCACCCGAGGGTGCACGCCGGGTTGCTCGCCGACACGACACGCGAGGACCACCTCGCTCAGCTGCGTTCGCTCGACATCGCTCCGTTCGAGCTGCTCGTGGTGAATCTGTACCCGTTCGAGAGCACGGTCGCATCGGGGGCGGGGCCGGACGACTGCGTCGAGAACATCGACATCGGTGGCCCCGCGATGGTGCGCGCGGCGGCGAAGAACCATGCGAGCGTCGCGGTCGTCGTGGACCCGTCGCGGTACGACTGGGTGCTTCAGCGGGTGCGTGACGGTGGGTTCGACCTCGAAGAGCGCCGCCGTCTCGCGGCGGAGGCCTTCGCACACACCGCCGCCTACGACACGGCGGTGGCGTCGTGGTTCGCGAGTTCCTATGCGCCCGACGCCGAGGCGAGCGAGAGCGGTTTCCCCAGCTTCCTCGGTGGTTCCTGGCAGCGTCACGCCGTACTGCGCTACGGCGAGAACCCGCACCAGCGGGCCGCGATCTACCGCGGCAAGGACGGTGGTGGCCTCGCATACGCCGAGCAGTTGCACGGCAAGGAGATGTCGTACAACAACTACGTTGACACCGATTCGGCGCGCAGGGCGGCGTTCGACTTCACCGACCCGGCCGTGGCGATCATCAAGCACGCCAACCCGTGCGGCATCGCGGTGGGGGTGGACATCGCCGACGCGCATCGGAAGGCACACGCGTGTGACCCGGTGTCGGCCTTCGGCGGGGTGATCGCGGCCAACCGGCCGGTGACCCTGGAGATGGCGGAGCAGATCGCGGACGTGTTCACCGAGGTCGTGCTCGCACCCGGCTTCGACGACGACGCACTGGAAGTGTTGCGGCGCAAGAAGAACATCCGGTTGCTGCGCCTTCCGGATCGCCTCGGCTCCGAGGAAACGGAGCTGAGGCCGATCTCCGGTGGTGTGCTCGTGCAGACCGCCGACCGCATCGACGCCGAGGGCGACGACGTGGCCAACTGGACACTCGCCACCGGCGAGCCCGCCGACGCCGCGGCCCTGGCCGACCTGGCGTTCGCGTGGCGAGCGATCAGGTCGGTGAAGTCGAACGCGATCCTGCTCGCGCACGGCCAGGCCACCGTGGGTGTGGGGATGGGCCAGGTGAACCGCGTTGACGCGGCACGGCTGGCCGTGAGCAGGGCAGGCGAGCGCGCGAAGGACGCTGTGGCGGCCTCGGACGCGTTCTTCCCGTTCCCCGACGGGCTCCAGGTGCTGCTCGACGCCGGTGTGCGCGCGGTGGTGCAGCCCGGCGGTTCGGTGAGGGACGCGGAAGTGATCGCCGCGGCCGAGGCCGTGGGAGCCACGGTCTACTTCACCGGAACCCGGCATTTCACCCACTGA
- the purN gene encoding phosphoribosylglycinamide formyltransferase, with protein sequence MQLPARARTVVLASGSGTLLQAVLDAAAEESYPAEVVAVGTDREAVRALARAESAGVPTFTVKVGDHPDRAAWDKALTEAVAAHDPDLVVSAGFLKILGPEFLARFPNRVVNTHPALLPAFPGIRAVADALELGVKVTGCTVHFVDAGVDTGPIIAQEAVAVEQGDDEATLHERIKAVERRLLVDVIAKLGRAGCTVDGRKVRFS encoded by the coding sequence TTGCAGCTTCCGGCGCGGGCGAGGACGGTGGTCCTCGCCTCCGGTTCGGGAACTCTTTTGCAGGCCGTGCTCGACGCGGCGGCCGAGGAGTCCTACCCGGCCGAGGTCGTGGCGGTGGGAACCGACCGCGAGGCGGTGCGGGCACTCGCCAGGGCCGAGAGTGCCGGCGTGCCGACGTTCACGGTGAAGGTCGGCGACCATCCCGATCGGGCGGCGTGGGACAAGGCCCTCACCGAGGCCGTGGCCGCCCACGATCCCGACCTCGTCGTCTCGGCTGGTTTCCTCAAGATCCTCGGGCCTGAATTCCTCGCCCGCTTTCCCAACAGGGTCGTGAACACGCACCCCGCTCTGCTTCCCGCGTTTCCCGGCATCCGTGCCGTCGCGGACGCGCTGGAACTCGGCGTCAAGGTCACCGGCTGCACGGTCCATTTCGTTGACGCCGGTGTGGACACCGGGCCGATCATCGCGCAGGAGGCCGTCGCCGTGGAGCAGGGCGACGACGAGGCGACGCTGCACGAGCGCATCAAGGCCGTGGAGCGCAGGCTTCTCGTGGACGTCATCGCGAAACTTGGTCGTGCCGGATGCACTGTGGACGGACGGAAGGTGAGGTTCTCGTGA
- a CDS encoding cell division protein PerM has translation MGRPTVGDRGVGLDRVRVLVGAALGPVVTGYAIVASVLVVVMALAPGTEFSPAGVLAAACPAWLAAYQVPLDIGGAPLGVLPLLPTFAVGLLVFRAAMSAVYRLDDLDGSRPGFVSRGIAVVGVVAGAHALTAVVFVGVSIGSPVEARFPDAIVLPTALAAGAALLGVAAASPGWWLDRLDPVAVRGVRAGLAAFCAVVALGAIAFTAATVAAWSTLGKLFDAFSPDPGSAVGMLLLSIAYVPNAVVLTSSVLTGGGFTLGAVSVSAFSMTPGPVPAIPVLAGLPAEYGSWWPLLLAAPAIVGALAGWSLRDVEGGVGARLRAVVVAGVVCGFCALVVAAFTGGQLGGGEYSPVSLRAEVFSLTAFGLVVVPGSVVAWLTGGNTSSRRTPRRQGRRRGL, from the coding sequence ATGGGCAGACCGACCGTGGGCGACCGGGGCGTGGGACTCGACCGCGTCCGGGTGCTCGTCGGCGCCGCGTTAGGCCCGGTCGTCACCGGGTACGCGATCGTGGCGAGCGTGCTTGTCGTCGTGATGGCTCTCGCGCCGGGGACTGAGTTCTCCCCGGCAGGTGTGCTGGCCGCCGCGTGCCCCGCGTGGCTGGCCGCGTACCAGGTGCCGCTCGACATCGGTGGCGCACCGCTCGGCGTGTTGCCACTCTTGCCGACTTTCGCCGTCGGATTGCTGGTCTTCCGCGCCGCGATGTCGGCGGTTTACCGGCTCGACGACCTCGACGGGAGTAGGCCGGGGTTTGTGTCCCGTGGCATCGCCGTGGTCGGTGTGGTCGCGGGAGCGCACGCACTCACCGCGGTGGTCTTCGTCGGCGTGTCCATCGGTTCCCCCGTTGAGGCGCGGTTCCCCGACGCGATCGTGCTGCCGACGGCACTGGCGGCAGGCGCGGCCCTGCTGGGGGTCGCGGCGGCGTCGCCGGGGTGGTGGCTCGATCGGCTCGACCCCGTGGCCGTGCGCGGGGTGCGTGCGGGCCTCGCCGCGTTCTGCGCGGTCGTCGCGCTGGGCGCCATCGCATTCACGGCGGCGACGGTGGCGGCGTGGTCAACGCTGGGGAAGCTGTTCGACGCGTTCTCCCCCGACCCGGGGAGTGCGGTGGGCATGCTGTTGCTGTCGATCGCGTACGTGCCGAACGCCGTGGTGCTCACGTCGAGTGTGCTCACCGGTGGTGGCTTCACGCTCGGGGCGGTGTCGGTGAGTGCCTTCTCGATGACGCCCGGCCCGGTGCCCGCGATCCCGGTGCTCGCGGGTCTGCCTGCCGAGTACGGCTCGTGGTGGCCCCTGCTGCTCGCCGCTCCCGCGATCGTCGGCGCGCTGGCCGGCTGGTCTCTGCGGGACGTCGAAGGGGGCGTCGGTGCGCGGTTGCGTGCCGTGGTCGTGGCGGGGGTGGTGTGCGGGTTCTGCGCGCTGGTGGTGGCGGCGTTCACAGGGGGCCAGCTCGGCGGCGGTGAGTACAGCCCTGTGTCGCTGCGAGCCGAGGTGTTCTCGCTCACCGCGTTCGGGCTCGTCGTCGTGCCCGGCAGCGTCGTGGCGTGGCTGACCGGCGGCAACACCAGTTCCCGTCGCACCCCTCGGCGGCAAGGTCGGCGGCGCGGCCTTTAG